One segment of Streptomyces sp. YIM 121038 DNA contains the following:
- a CDS encoding serine/threonine-protein kinase, with product MTVASGTDRRVVAGRYELATLIGQGGMGQVWTAYDQRLDRRVAVKLLRPDKVAGAEADELRRRFIRECRVTAQVDHPGLVTVHDAGSDGDDLYLVMQYVDGADLGDHLAEHAPYPWQWAVAVAAQLCAVLSAVHAVPIVHRDLKPRNVMVRQDGTLTILDLGIASVMDTDTTRLTHTGSPIGSPSYMAPEQAMGGAVGPYTDLYALGVLLHELLSGDVPFSGSTALGVLHRHLYEPPLPVRRLRPEVPESVESLVLRLLAKDPQHRPASAQDVYEELVPLLPARSAPSGRPLDPTRPFLRPHAPWPDRAATPAATPQAQPPRPGHGQDVARAVDEVKRLLGEGRITQAVDVLGSILPAAAAQHGEHSPVVRTLRKQYAATLMDDGQYRRALPELRRLADQRAAESGHADPQSLQFRYEAAQCLEQLGEPAAALAEYRALLPYYENQYATDDIRQSLEIRRRIGHLLLALGDRSAAHDTLARLVLDAERVHGVGHPFPAEIRRTLQWLGQVRG from the coding sequence CTGACCGTGGCATCCGGGACCGACCGACGCGTCGTCGCCGGGCGCTACGAGCTGGCCACCCTCATCGGCCAGGGCGGCATGGGCCAGGTCTGGACGGCGTACGACCAGCGTCTGGACCGCCGCGTCGCGGTCAAGCTGCTCCGCCCGGACAAGGTCGCGGGCGCCGAGGCCGACGAGCTGCGCCGCCGCTTCATCCGCGAGTGCCGCGTCACCGCGCAGGTCGACCACCCCGGCCTGGTCACCGTGCACGACGCGGGCAGCGACGGCGACGACCTCTACCTCGTCATGCAGTACGTCGACGGCGCCGACCTCGGCGACCACCTCGCCGAGCACGCGCCCTACCCCTGGCAGTGGGCCGTCGCCGTCGCCGCCCAGCTGTGCGCCGTGCTCTCCGCGGTGCACGCCGTGCCGATCGTGCACCGCGACCTCAAGCCGCGGAACGTGATGGTCCGCCAGGACGGCACGCTCACCATCCTCGACCTCGGCATCGCCTCGGTCATGGACACCGACACCACCCGTCTCACCCACACCGGCTCCCCGATCGGCAGCCCCTCGTACATGGCGCCGGAGCAGGCCATGGGCGGCGCCGTCGGCCCGTACACCGATCTGTACGCGCTCGGCGTGCTGCTCCACGAACTCCTCAGCGGCGACGTGCCGTTCTCCGGCTCGACCGCCCTCGGCGTGCTGCACCGGCACCTGTACGAGCCGCCGCTGCCGGTGCGCAGGCTGCGCCCCGAGGTCCCCGAGTCCGTCGAGTCCCTGGTCCTGCGGCTGCTCGCCAAGGACCCCCAGCACCGGCCCGCGAGCGCCCAGGACGTCTACGAGGAGCTGGTGCCGCTGCTGCCCGCGCGCTCCGCGCCGTCCGGCCGCCCGCTCGACCCGACCCGCCCCTTCCTGCGCCCGCACGCGCCCTGGCCCGACCGGGCCGCGACCCCCGCCGCCACCCCCCAGGCCCAGCCGCCCCGGCCCGGCCACGGCCAGGACGTCGCCCGCGCCGTCGACGAGGTCAAGCGGCTGCTCGGCGAGGGCCGCATCACCCAGGCCGTCGACGTCCTCGGCTCGATCCTGCCGGCCGCCGCCGCCCAGCACGGCGAGCACTCGCCCGTCGTCCGCACCCTGCGCAAGCAGTACGCGGCCACGCTGATGGACGACGGCCAGTACCGCCGCGCCCTGCCCGAGCTGCGCCGCCTCGCCGACCAGCGCGCCGCCGAGTCCGGCCACGCCGACCCGCAGTCCCTCCAGTTCCGCTACGAGGCGGCCCAGTGCCTGGAGCAGCTCGGCGAACCCGCCGCGGCCCTGGCCGAGTACCGCGCCCTGCTCCCTTACTACGAGAACCAGTACGCGACCGACGACATCCGCCAGTCCCTGGAGATCCGCCGCCGCATCGGCCACCTCCTGCTCGCCCTCGGCGACCGCTCGGCGGCCCACGACACGCTGGCCCGCCTCGTCCTGGACGCGGAGCGCGTCCACGGCGTCGGGCACCCCTTCCCCGCGGAGATCCGCCGAACCCTCCAGTGGCTGGGGCAAGTGCGCGGATAG
- a CDS encoding nucleoside triphosphate pyrophosphohydrolase, which produces MNETPAGRVVLLTTSHRVAPGLLSWPAWQALHAADDVLCADAGHPQLPYLREAGVDVKQAAPTAEELVRACAGGRTVLVVATAEGDRPLTDGLARLAGSGRHAMPDLELLPGSYDLPGARLLDLVQVMDRIRAECPWSSRQTHRSLAKYGIEEAYELVEAIEDGDRTELREELGDVLLQVVFHARIAEEDDQAPFSVDDVAGTIVDKLIHRHPHVFGDDTASTPEEVKAHWLRTKAVEKQRDSVTEGIPLGQPGLALAAKLASRARTAALDVPLPTGEGIGYELLAMAVRAEAAGIDPEAALRAAARAYRDAIRTAETA; this is translated from the coding sequence GTGAACGAAACCCCGGCGGGGCGCGTCGTCCTGCTCACCACCAGCCACCGCGTAGCCCCCGGCCTCCTGTCCTGGCCCGCCTGGCAGGCCCTGCACGCCGCCGACGACGTGCTGTGCGCCGACGCCGGCCATCCGCAGCTGCCGTATCTGCGCGAGGCGGGCGTCGACGTCAAGCAGGCCGCACCCACCGCCGAGGAACTGGTGCGCGCCTGCGCGGGCGGCCGCACCGTCCTGGTCGTGGCCACGGCCGAGGGCGACCGCCCGCTGACGGACGGCCTGGCCCGCCTCGCGGGCTCCGGCCGCCACGCCATGCCGGACCTGGAGCTGCTCCCCGGCTCGTACGACCTGCCGGGCGCCCGCCTCCTCGACCTCGTCCAGGTCATGGACCGCATCCGGGCCGAGTGCCCGTGGTCGTCGCGCCAGACCCACCGCAGCCTCGCGAAGTACGGCATCGAGGAGGCGTACGAACTGGTGGAGGCGATCGAGGACGGCGACCGCACGGAACTCCGGGAGGAGCTGGGCGACGTCCTGCTCCAGGTCGTCTTCCACGCGCGCATCGCGGAGGAGGACGATCAGGCGCCGTTCTCCGTGGACGACGTGGCGGGCACCATCGTCGACAAGCTCATCCACCGCCACCCCCACGTCTTCGGCGACGACACGGCCTCGACGCCCGAGGAGGTCAAGGCGCACTGGCTGCGCACCAAGGCGGTGGAGAAGCAGCGCGACTCCGTGACGGAGGGCATCCCCCTCGGCCAGCCCGGCCTCGCCCTCGCCGCCAAGCTCGCCTCCCGCGCCCGCACGGCCGCCCTGGACGTGCCGCTGCCGACGGGCGAGGGCATCGGCTACGAACTCCTGGCGATGGCCGTCCGCGCGGAGGCCGCAGGCATCGACCCGGAAGCCGCGCTACGGGCGGCGGCCCGCGCCTACCGGGACGCGATCCGCACGGCGGAGACGGCGTAA
- a CDS encoding SurA N-terminal domain-containing protein, giving the protein MHRRRRTALLLSAAAVAAAPLLTACGSDARPGAAAVVGDDRITVAQLEHRVNEVRSAQRAAVPDDRQYEQVIAKTGSLTRNTLHTMVLDRVLHRAARDAGVSVTRKEIQTTRAEMTQQAGGRKALEAGWLQQYSIAPKRLDDSIRTEIEARKLSAKLGADMTSKAGQDTFWAALSKASKKLDVDVNPRYGTWDTTQNKRVDTKTPWLREAAA; this is encoded by the coding sequence TTGCACCGCCGCCGTCGCACCGCGCTCCTCCTCTCCGCCGCGGCCGTCGCCGCTGCCCCGCTCCTCACCGCCTGCGGCAGTGACGCGCGCCCCGGCGCCGCGGCCGTCGTGGGCGACGACCGCATCACGGTGGCGCAGCTCGAACACCGGGTGAACGAGGTGCGTTCCGCGCAGCGCGCCGCCGTCCCCGACGACCGGCAGTACGAGCAAGTCATCGCCAAGACCGGCAGCCTCACCCGCAACACGCTGCACACGATGGTCCTCGACCGGGTCCTGCACCGCGCCGCGCGCGACGCCGGGGTGAGCGTCACCCGCAAGGAGATCCAGACCACCCGCGCCGAGATGACGCAACAGGCGGGCGGCCGCAAGGCCCTTGAGGCGGGCTGGCTCCAGCAGTACAGCATCGCGCCCAAGCGCCTCGACGACAGCATCCGCACGGAGATCGAGGCCCGGAAGCTGTCGGCGAAGCTCGGCGCCGACATGACCTCCAAGGCGGGCCAGGACACCTTCTGGGCCGCCCTGTCCAAGGCCTCCAAGAAGCTCGACGTCGATGTGAACCCGCGCTACGGCACCTGGGACACCACCCAGAACAAGCGGGTCGACACCAAGACCCCCTGGCTCCGCGAAGCGGCGGCCTGA
- a CDS encoding cytochrome P450, producing the protein MHDKPPVPPQPELFTWEFASDPYPAYAWLREHAPVTKRRLPSGVEAWLVTRYADARQALADQRLSKNPAHHDEPAHAKGKTGIPGERKAELMTHLLNIDPPDHTRLRRLVSKAFTPRRVAEFESRVQELTDQLIDGFAERGEADLIHEFAFPLPIYAICDMLGVPREDQDDFRDWAGMMIRHGGGPRGGVARSVKKMRGYLAELIHRKRESLADEGDDDLISGLIRASDHGEHLTENEAAAMAFILLFAGFETTVNLIGNGTYALLTHPEQRALLERSLAAGDTGLLATGLEELLRYDGPVELATWRFATEPLRIGGQDVAAGDPVLVVLAAADRDPDRFAEPDRLDLSRRDNQHLGYGHGIHYCLGAPLARLEGQTALATLLRRLPDLQLASAPEELRWRGGLIMRGLRTLPVRFTPAPRATRADGPSTM; encoded by the coding sequence ATGCACGACAAGCCCCCCGTCCCCCCACAGCCCGAGCTCTTCACCTGGGAGTTCGCCAGCGACCCCTACCCCGCCTACGCCTGGCTGCGCGAGCACGCCCCGGTGACGAAGCGGCGGCTCCCGAGCGGCGTCGAGGCCTGGCTGGTCACCCGCTACGCGGACGCGCGCCAGGCCCTGGCCGACCAGCGCCTCAGCAAGAACCCGGCACACCACGACGAGCCCGCGCACGCCAAGGGCAAGACGGGCATCCCGGGTGAGCGCAAGGCCGAGCTGATGACGCATCTGCTGAACATCGACCCGCCGGACCACACCCGGCTGCGCCGCCTGGTGTCGAAGGCGTTCACGCCGCGCCGCGTGGCGGAGTTCGAGTCCCGGGTGCAGGAGCTGACGGACCAGCTCATCGACGGGTTCGCGGAGCGGGGCGAGGCCGACCTCATCCACGAGTTCGCGTTCCCGCTGCCGATCTACGCCATCTGCGACATGCTCGGCGTACCGCGCGAGGACCAGGACGACTTCCGGGACTGGGCCGGGATGATGATCCGGCACGGCGGGGGCCCGCGCGGCGGCGTGGCGCGCTCGGTGAAGAAGATGCGCGGCTACCTCGCCGAGCTCATCCACCGCAAGCGGGAGTCCCTCGCGGACGAGGGCGACGACGACCTGATCTCCGGGCTGATCCGCGCCTCCGACCACGGCGAGCACCTCACCGAGAACGAGGCCGCGGCGATGGCCTTCATCCTCCTCTTCGCCGGCTTCGAGACGACCGTGAACCTCATCGGGAACGGCACGTACGCCCTGCTCACCCACCCCGAGCAGCGGGCCCTGCTGGAGCGCTCCCTGGCCGCGGGCGACACCGGCCTCCTCGCCACGGGCCTGGAGGAACTCCTGCGCTACGACGGGCCCGTGGAGCTGGCCACCTGGCGGTTCGCCACCGAGCCGCTGCGCATCGGCGGCCAGGACGTCGCGGCGGGCGACCCGGTGCTCGTCGTGCTCGCCGCCGCCGACCGCGACCCCGACCGCTTCGCCGAGCCCGACCGCCTCGACCTGTCCCGCCGCGACAACCAGCACCTCGGCTACGGCCACGGCATCCACTACTGCCTCGGCGCCCCGCTCGCCCGCCTGGAGGGGCAGACCGCCCTGGCCACCCTGCTGCGCCGCCTGCCCGACCTGCAACTGGCCTCGGCCCCGGAGGAGTTGAGGTGGCGCGGCGGGCTCATCATGCGGGGCCTCAGGACGTTGCCGGTGCGTTTCACACCCGCCCCGCGGGCCACTCGTGCTGATGGGCCGTCAACAATGTGA
- a CDS encoding transglycosylase family protein — translation MLRSGKGKHRRPTKLDKATRAATVVGVTGAAVAAPLMAAGTANAATPAEWDRVAACESGGNWSINTGNGYYGGVQFSASTWAAYGGTKYAPTADKASKAQQIEIAEKVLAGQGKGAWPKCGVGLSGSPYTGGGSSGGGQQQPQQQNKPRPQQQAQPQQQAAPKPQAQPQHQPQQAAPQVEKKTVQTPTGKVVKKGDGEYKVESGDTLSKIAQEHDVKGGWQKLYQLNDDIVSDADFIYPGQQLHLS, via the coding sequence ATGCTGCGTTCCGGCAAGGGCAAGCACCGTCGTCCGACCAAGCTCGACAAGGCCACCCGCGCCGCCACCGTCGTCGGTGTCACCGGTGCCGCTGTCGCCGCCCCGCTGATGGCCGCCGGCACGGCCAACGCCGCCACTCCCGCCGAGTGGGACCGCGTCGCCGCGTGCGAGTCGGGCGGCAACTGGTCCATCAACACCGGCAACGGCTACTACGGCGGCGTGCAGTTCTCCGCCTCCACCTGGGCGGCGTACGGCGGCACGAAGTACGCGCCGACCGCCGACAAGGCCTCCAAGGCCCAGCAGATCGAGATCGCCGAGAAGGTCCTCGCGGGCCAGGGCAAGGGCGCGTGGCCGAAGTGCGGCGTGGGCCTGTCCGGCTCCCCGTACACCGGCGGCGGCTCCTCCGGCGGTGGCCAGCAGCAGCCGCAGCAGCAGAACAAGCCGCGGCCCCAGCAGCAGGCGCAGCCGCAGCAGCAGGCCGCTCCCAAGCCGCAGGCGCAGCCGCAGCACCAGCCGCAGCAGGCCGCCCCGCAGGTCGAGAAGAAGACCGTCCAGACCCCGACCGGCAAGGTCGTGAAGAAGGGCGACGGCGAGTACAAGGTCGAGTCCGGCGACACCCTGTCGAAGATCGCCCAGGAGCACGACGTCAAGGGCGGCTGGCAGAAGCTGTACCAGCTGAACGACGACATCGTCTCCGACGCCGACTTCATCTACCCGGGCCAGCAGCTGCACCTCAGCTGA
- a CDS encoding transglycosylase family protein — translation MLSGQGRHRRPRQVPAILVTAGVTGSAIAIPLLGASSASAADAETWDKVAECESGGAWSAKGSGYYGGLQLTQDTWERYGGLSYAPSADQASRSQQIHVAENVLADRGPDAWPNCAPAAGLTKGGEAADVDPGLPTSPPRPADSDGSAASGKDEGKEKDKDEDKGEKGKAGEKDAKGEREGAATDADGSEKAERPGSSADARDKSHETDSRDGDADRADEGGKSDGRGGKHRKPAADGSDKSGADDSASPRESDSAGPGADDAPRDGSAGRHRGDRADENAPSGDTGPGRHASRGDARDVPGTERAAGTYTVRSGDNLSAIADSHDLDGGWTDLYAGNKKTVGSDPDLILPGQRLELGADGKEVTEGKPGGK, via the coding sequence ATGCTCTCCGGCCAAGGCCGTCACCGTCGCCCCCGCCAGGTCCCGGCGATCCTCGTCACGGCGGGCGTCACCGGATCCGCCATCGCCATCCCGCTCCTCGGCGCGTCGAGCGCGAGCGCGGCGGACGCCGAGACGTGGGACAAGGTCGCGGAGTGCGAGAGCGGCGGCGCGTGGAGCGCCAAGGGCAGCGGCTACTACGGCGGCCTCCAGCTCACCCAGGACACCTGGGAGCGGTACGGCGGCCTCTCCTACGCGCCGAGCGCCGACCAGGCGAGCCGCTCCCAGCAGATCCACGTCGCCGAGAACGTGCTCGCCGACCGGGGCCCCGACGCCTGGCCGAACTGTGCCCCGGCCGCGGGCCTGACGAAGGGCGGCGAGGCCGCCGACGTCGACCCGGGCCTGCCGACGTCCCCGCCGCGCCCCGCGGACTCCGACGGGTCCGCCGCGTCCGGCAAGGACGAGGGCAAGGAGAAGGACAAGGACGAGGACAAGGGCGAGAAGGGCAAGGCCGGGGAGAAGGACGCGAAGGGCGAGCGCGAGGGCGCCGCCACGGACGCGGACGGCTCCGAGAAGGCCGAGAGGCCCGGCAGTTCCGCCGACGCGCGAGACAAGAGTCACGAAACGGACAGCCGGGACGGCGACGCCGACCGCGCCGACGAGGGCGGGAAGAGCGACGGGCGCGGCGGCAAGCACCGCAAGCCCGCCGCCGACGGCTCCGACAAGTCCGGTGCGGACGACAGCGCTTCGCCGCGGGAGTCCGACAGCGCCGGGCCCGGCGCGGACGACGCGCCCCGGGACGGCTCCGCCGGCCGCCACCGCGGCGACCGCGCCGACGAGAACGCCCCGTCCGGCGACACCGGCCCCGGGCGCCACGCCTCGCGCGGCGACGCGCGGGACGTCCCCGGCACCGAGCGCGCCGCGGGCACGTACACGGTCCGCTCCGGTGACAACCTCTCGGCGATCGCCGACAGCCACGACCTTGACGGCGGCTGGACGGATCTGTACGCGGGCAACAAGAAGACCGTGGGCTCCGACCCGGACCTCATCCTCCCCGGTCAGCGGCTCGAACTGGGGGCGGACGGCAAGGAAGTGACTGAGGGGAAGCCGGGCGGGAAGTAG